The stretch of DNA GTGTAGATGGGGGGCATGAATATGGGAGAGCCAGGCCTGCTGGGTCACCTTGTAGCCAGGTCCCAGAACATAAGCATCTTCCATCACGTTTTGCAGGGTGACGACTCAGATGAGGAAGATCTTTGTATCAGCAACAAATGGACTTTCCAAAGAACCAGCCGCAGGTGGTCACGTGTGGACGACCTGCACACACTATTCCCTGGAGGAGACAGGAATGGGTCCACGGGAGGCCCTAGGATGAAAAACACAACCAGTAGTGAGAGCGTCCTCACAGACCTGAGTGAGCCTGAAGTCTGCTCCATTCACAGCGAAAGCAGCGGAGGCAGCGATGGCCGCAGCCAGTCAGGCCAGTACTGTGTTGACAGTCCAGTCATGCTGGAGGCCACTCTAGTCAACAGCAGCCTGCCACAGCCCCCCCGAGACACTCTAAACCACCCTTTCCATCCCAAGAACGAGAAGCCCACCAGGGCCAGGGCTAAATCATTTCTGAAACGCATGGAAACTCTCCGAGCCAAGGGAGCACAAGGAAGGTATAAGGGGCCAGGGCGGACAGGGGGCCTCGTGATCAGTGGGCCTGTGCTACAGCAGGAGCCAGAGTCCTTTAAAGCCATGCAGTGTATCCAGATACCAAATGGTGATCTGCAGAACTCACCCCCAGCTGCCTGCAGGAAAGAGCTCCCATGTTCTGGCAAGTCTAGCGGGGAGAGCAGCCCATCAGAGCACAGCAGCAGCGGGGTGAGCACACCATGCCTGAAGGAGCGAAAATGCCACCACGAGGCCAACAAGCGTGGGGGCATGTACCTGGAGGACCTAGATGTGCTGGCAGGCACTGCGTTGCAGAATGCAGACCAAAACCACATACTCGGGTTTCACTCGCAAGAGAACTTAGTGGTGCATATTCCCAAGGATCACAAACCAGGAACATTCCCCAAAGCACTTTCTATTGAAAGCCTCTCACCCACAGACAACAGCAATGGAGTAAATTGGAGGACTGGGAGCATCTCCCTTGGAAGACAGCAGGGCACCTGCACCAGGGAGCCCAGGCTCATGGCATCCTGCCACAGAGCAAGCCGAGTCAGTATCTATGACAACGTTCCTGGCTCACATCTGTATGCCAGCACAGGAGATCTGCTGGACTTGGAGAAAGATGACCTCTTCCCTCAGTTGGATGACATTCTGCAGCATGTCAACGGGCTCCAAGAGGTGGTAGATGACTGGTCAAAAAATGTCTTGCCTGAACTTGAAACTCATGATGCGTTGGTGGGGCAACCTGCTCTGTCCCCCTTTCCGTCTCCTAATCAGCTGTCCTTAGACTTTGAAGGCAACTCTGTCTCTGAAGGTCGGACAACACCCAGCGATGTAGAAAGAGATGGAACATCTCTGAATGAATCTGAGGCCCCTGGGGTCAGAGAAAGGAGGGATTCTGGTGTAGGAGCTTCTCTGACCAGGCCAAACAGGTGAGCAGCACACTTTTATAGACTGATGCTTCATCCATTTCATTTGGTTTGTgctttgtttatttcttaaatatgaatAGAATATTCAATTACTGATGCTGTTCTGAGAGGTATAAGTGGTTAGGAATTATTCAAATGGAATTAGGTCTTCTGTACAGATGTGATACTTGAATCCATGTCAATATGTATTCATTTCTCTGACTGTTTATCCTCTATTtcaaacttaattttatttaaaaaatttgtgtcTTCTTACAGGCCAAGCATCATAGGTAGGAATCACAGACAGTGAGACCCAGTCAGTCCCTGTGCATGGGCTCCTCCCATGACCTTGAAGCCCATTAAATGTCTCTACCTTgaattttaaactctttttaatCCCATGAGAAATGTCTGAGTTTTAAGATGTATGCTTCATAAGTTGTTTCTGCTTTAAGAAGCTGATTTTCAAAGACCATTTCAGAAGCACCCAAGAAAAATGGCCCGTGGAAGGGCCTGACTGGTAGAATCAATACCACAGTGGATGCTGCTGGGGTTTTCTTGAGACAGTGATGTGTCTTGGAGCTCACTGTGTGCCATCACCTGATGGCATCTCAGGCAGTGGGGCCTGGAAAGCAGTGGAAAATGATCTATAGGCCAAGATGCTTGAGACCTTTCCCTGTCTAGCTGTCTTTGTCTGCCTCACTCACTTTCTTTTGCTCTTTGTCCATatatctctctcctctctctctgtctctgttcctttctctgtcctcctcctccccatcctcctttttctccacctcttccttctcttcttctcactctctgtctctcttgtcttctctccatctctcttctctttctgtgtctctgtgtgtttctctgcctctctttcctttttctgtctccatCTTTCTGCcattctgtctctccctctttgtctcttgtctcctccctccatctctctcctgtctgtctgtctctatatgtgtgtgtctctcttctttctctctctctctctctctctctctctctctctctttctctctctctctctctctctcgtactGTCTTAGCTGCTCTGGACTCGGAAAAATTGGGAATAAACATTAACAAAATTAATTGTACCACTTATTTAAATCTCATGCTGAAACAGATATAACTCCAAATCTatccaacttggaaaaaaatcatttctcatGTCAATTTTGCACATTTGTGTCATCAGTTCCATTTGCTTTGTGATTTTCTTGGCTCATTTTTGAACTCTACTTAACTACTTTTCTGATGAGGGACATCCTGTGCTTCCCCAAAACATGTCCACTTAGTGATTGGCTTCTTTGATGGTCTCTCTACCTAAGGCGACTGCGATGGAACAGTTTCCAGCTCTCGCATCAGCCTCAGCCATCCCCAGCATCGCCCCACATCAGCAGCCAGACAGCCAGCCAGCTGAACCTGCTGCAGCGCTTCTCGCTGCTCCGTCTCACAGCCATCATGGAGAAGTACTCCTTGTCCAACAAGCACGGCTGGACCTGGTGCGTAGCACATTCAGGGTGCCATGTGTTCAAAGCTAAATGTGTGGTTGCAAAAGCTTCAGTATCTACCTTATGGTGTCTGGAGAATCCACTCACTGCCTGCACTACCCTCTCTGGAAGCCACGCGTAGATTTCTGCTTCCCACCTGCCTTCTGGGCAGCCCAGCTCGGCCCAATGCCGCCTGCAGGAAGCATTGCTTTATTTGTAGCTCTCAGTTGGTTTCCAGGGAAGGCAATCAAgctccaagaaagaaaaagagacaaggaAAGAGTGATTAATTATGAACAGAGGAATTAAAAGTAAACTTGCCATAAAATAATTCTGACAGTTTGCAAGGAAACATCTGTCACTTGTACCTTCTGTCCTGATGCAAAACTCACAACATAGGGTATTGGTTAATTCAAAGAGCATTTAATTCTTCAGAtacatttctgcttttattttattggcaaATACAAACAAGTAAAGCTTTATAATTAAGGAACTGACAAAAGCATATGTTGGAACTCCTATATGGACCTGTTGTAAACAATGTAGTGgatttgataaaaatataaaatgtgtccATCAGTGACTGTCCTATGTTGTGTATTTCATATATAGAAGAATCAATGGAGGTTTTTACAAAAACATTTCAGGTTATAAATTGCAATCAAATCAATATATGCTTTTGTATTAAAATTCCCTTTACAACTAACTCTAGAAAACTAAGGACATAACCATTATATGTGATtcaccttctctccttcctttctcctccaacCCCAACcagatttcttcttcctgttataagttttaaatgtgttttgttttgttctggtggGGACTTTTAAGAGTTTGTCACTTGAGAGATGTGTCAGTCACAATTCAATTGGAAAAATGTCCACCTGACTTTAAGACAGAGCTACAAATACATTCTGCTGATGTGAATCATGCTATCTAGTAGAAATATCACCCAGTCAAGTGCCACACTTGGTACTACCATGGACTGTGATTACTATAGAGAGAATGTTGAATTCTGCCTGTGCCTGTGGGTATTCCAACAAGATCTTGGCCTCCTTCTTTCTTGCTTCCACAGCCTCTCCCCACAGTGTGCCCCACGGGCCTTGCATGACCTGGTTTCTGTGAATTCTAGGTCAGTTCCAAAGTTCATGAAGAGGATGAAAGTTCCCGACTACAAAGACAAGGCTGTCTTTGGTGTTCCTCTCATGGTACATGTCCAGAGGACAGGACAGCCCCTGCCTCAGAGCATTCAGCAGGCGCTGAGATATCTACGCAGCAACTGCTTGGATCAGGTATGGCTGTAATCCCAAACTCGGGCTTGGGTTGATAGAATGCCAGGGCTGCCAAGTGTCAGGCAAGACATGCCTCATGGAAAGGAAAAAGCACTGTGATCTTCCTCTTCCCCACTTCCCCTTCACCTTTTCTTATCATTTAAATGGAAGACTGATCTTTATATGTCAAAATTTGATGTGACTAGGCTACATCCCTGTGAAGATATTTGAGGCTGTTTCCTCATTGGCTACTTGAGTGACATTCTAGAGTGATTGCAGAAAGTTAATGTTAGTAGTTTGTACCTGTGAtgtctaatttacatttcctggaAACTGGGAGGTCAGctatgtattttttgaaaaagcTATGTCCTTTTGAATTACTGTCCCGGCATTATTTTATAGCATTCTTTTATCCCTGttatttttgcaaaaaaagaattctgtttttatgtctcctttcattaatttttttccatgacCAGAAAAGCTTAAACCAAAGACagatttatttctgtctttttttacatgttcaagtaaaatattaaaaagtatcaGCTAAATCAATTATCCCTCATCTAAAATATAAACCTCATACTTAACAAAATATTCAGGGATACTTTCTGCCCATGGGATTGTTTGGTGACTACCATAATCATGGAATGTGATTAAGTCCAGAGTGAAGTTCATCCTataatttacaaagagaaaattttgCTTCTCCAAATTAACACCCATAGTTTCTTAGACATTCTGTCTAAAATAAAAGTCACATTCCTGCTTCATAAATTGCAACCCTGAGTAGTGGGAATATATTTAGGCAGGTATTTTATAATGATCTTTGTTCATCCTACTCTTTAATGGCCTACTCTGTGTGGTCTTGGAACAGTGGATAGGAATGAGCTAAGCTATATGACTCAAAATTTTGACAACTAATGGTTGTAGAGACACCAAAACTGAGTCCACAATTAGAATCAAAATGATCTCTTGATGAATTAAATACCAGTTTTCAGTGGAGAAAACATCAGTATCATTGTCATTTGAAATCATCTTTGATTAAACTAAATGCATGATCTCCTTTGACTCTTCTTATCTAGAGAATGTACGGATACATTTTTGCATATTTGGATGTATAGTAGAGGACAGGGTAACTGCTGTTGTTGTGATGatagctgtttttgttttgaaaattactTTAATAGCTTGCTTCTTATTTCTCAGATGCCCAACATTAATTGATGTAAGTAGCATCCCAGTAGAGCAAGCCAATAAATCTGGTTACttacacataatttttttttaattttagaggtTCCACCAAGAATACACATTAATTAAAGTTAATGTTCTGTGTGTATTTTACTAAAGAAATATTCAGagatcaattcagctgaatatttgGAAAAACCCACTCTGATCTTATTTCCAGTGTTAAAAGTATTGCATTCACACCCTTTGACCTATGATTTTATGGCCCCAATTAtacattgttatttttttggtCCAGACCCAAAATTGTGTTTTATGGAAGGTAGGCTTTGATTTCCGACAGAATTTTTCCATGCTTCTCAGTTTTTGTAAAGGTATACACCAGACTCAACTTCTTTATGACTCTCTTAGAGTTCTTGGCCCTGTCTTTACCAAGCACAGATTGCAGTTTGCTCCATTACCATGGCCAGCTAATGCTGATTAGTAAAAACTCTCTTAAGAGAAAGCAGTGTTTTTTCAGGAATGCCTAAAGGAAATGTAGTCCACCTATGCCATCAGTTCTCTAAAACCTTTCTTGATTGCCTGGCATGTTTCAGGCAGGTGTCCTGCATGTTCTGCTTTCATTGTTCATTTACTCCTACATCCACCCTGGGCGATGTTAACACCCTAGTCTCAATGGTGGACCAACATTTGCTTGTAAATCTAACTGCAGAATTCAAGTTTTTAACCACTGTATTCTACTGCACTACTAGAATGGCAGTGGACTTTGGGATGATGCTGTCTCTAGCATTGAGGCGCACTTTAAGAAGTGGCCCTACACAACTCATTAATGAATCCATTATCAAGATTTTGTTGatgacaaggggattggactatgagcacatgataaaagcgagagcacacaagggaggggtgaggataggtaagacacctaaaaaactacatagcatttgttgcccttaatgcagagaaactaaagcagataccttaaagcaactgaggccaataggaaaaggggaccaggaactagagaaaaggttagatcaaaaagaattaacctagaaggtaacacccacgcacaggaaatcaatgtgagtcaatgccctgtatagctatccttatctcaaccagcaaaaccccttgttccttcctattattgcttatactctctctacaacaaaattagagataagggcaaaatagtttctgctgggtattgagggggggagcgggagggggtggagtgggtggtaagggaggaggtgggggcaggggggagaaatgacccaagccttgtatgcacatatgaataataaaagaaaaatgaaaaaaaaaaaaaaaaaagattttgttgaTGATACCTTTCTATGAGAATGGAAGGAGGGATTATTTTTTCATCTGGCTCCAGCACttgaaaatttgtttcttttggacAACTGGTCTCTGTTTTATATTACAGACACCAGGTTCATTCAACCAGTATGTTTTCCTCTGTATTCACTGCTAGAAAACTTGGAGAGAACTATGTACTCTGTCTGAAGTAAATATATGCACTTTTTGGCACAAATTTTCTACATCAAACTCATTGCTAGTTGCAGCTACctttttctattgttattttcCTCTTGCTAAAATTTCCTATCTGTTATCTTTAGTTAAACTTATGGTATTTTATATAGCATTGTAAGGCATCCTAAATATTTTCTTGAACAGCGTTGGGTGTAAAGAAATGAACTGTAATACCATCATTCTGCTCACCAGCCTTTAATGTGGCGTGGAAACCGTCCCctctccctgtagattctgaatgATGTGCAGCACCTATGTTACTGCCATGATTGGGTCCCAGCTTCCTTCCAAAGCCGAAATTGTCTAGAGAGAAGAAAGTCATGTAAATAGAGTAGTCCTCAAACCTCCTCAGCACCTACTGACTGGCTTATTTCCCAGTGTCCATCTCAAGTCTCTCTGTAATTTTAAAATCTGAGAGAATCTCATTGCCAAAAAGCTGTATGAGCAAAGCATTGTAGTGAAGATTCCTTTCAAAGACATAAATACAAATTCTAAATGTAACCAGAATGAATAGGGCCAGGCTTCTCTTGGATTTGTCACAAAGAGGAATCTATAGTCTTTCAAAGGAACTTTCACCACAGGCAGTTCCTGCCTTAATCCTGGCAGTGTTTCTTACCCTATATGTCCCTCCCCTTGCTTGACACAGTGGGGAACACACACAGAGGCCACATGTCTGGTTCCTGTGGAAAAGGAAGGTGGTAATAGGAAGGAAACAAGGAGAAACTAGAGAAACAAAGAACCCAGAAAATCAAGTACTAGAGAAGACAGCACTGGATAGTTCATATATTGTTaagagcaaataaaaaaaaaaatctaatgaatCAAAAAGGAGAGAAGCAAGagtaaaaggagaggagagaaaccaGACATGAAGTTTCTTCCTTTGTCAACAGCACCTTTTTTGGAAATTGGAAAAATTCAGGTCTGCACAGAGCTTTGTGATCTCAGCCCTAGAGTCAATTGTAGAAGACCAGGTAGTCTCCAAATATCCTTCCTCTAAGCCATTCTCAACAGGAGCCACCATAGAAGACTCTCCTGAGGCTCTGGTCTTGATCTCCAAGAAGGAGACTTCCTGCAGTGAAGCAGCAGAACCCCTATCCCATGTACTCAGCATTCATCTCAAACATAAGCACTCAGTGCAGACAATTGAATCCAGCCCATGGAGTCCTGAAACACTGCCAGCATTTCACCTCCCACACTCCCCAGTGCAGAGCAGTTTGTATATGATGACGCACAGTCTATCCATTTGCACTTTGCAGATGGCTGTACATGAAATGAGGAAGTTTAGCTTTCAATTACAAACCATTTGTATTCAGACAGAGTAGCGTGCAAGAGGAGGCTTGCTTTGTTGTCTGAGCTTTTATTTCTGCCCTAAATCAACTGTGCACAGAAGCATAGGTTATATCAGGCTCCTGATGAATGTGAAGCCACTGCAGAGAGAGGCTAAACCTGCACTGCTTAAAATCCCAGCCCACCACACACTCTGCTTATGAATCTCTCTGAATAAGCCAACCTTTCTTCATTAGCTGAGCACATTTCtagagaagaggaaatggaagTCCTGATAAACATCATTAAGCTCTGAAAGGATTAGCATAAACAGGATGCCAAGGAGGAGATTTAATATTATTTAGATGAAATTTGAATTCTAATGTAGCACTCTTGCCCAAACCACTCCTTCTAATGGAGCAGGACATTTTAAAAGTCTAATTGTGCTACACTCTATACGCAGTGCAGAAACCTCCACCCAGCTGTCTGTTCATCACTTTGCCTACTGTCTACTTCAGATAAATTGAGGGATGCTGTGGGACCATCTGTTTAAATTGAGCTGCTTCTTCATAGCTGGGTTTTTAGGTGGAAGACAAGAGAGAAGGGAGTGTGGAATTAATACCAGGGAATAGCACCATTCATTCTTTAGGTAAACAGAGAGCACAGGCAAGAGAGATGCTTCTGAAATGGATTTTGCATTCGAGAGGATGTTTGAGCTGTACTTTAGAGATTTAGAGACAGATGAGAGCAGGACCTGCTATGTTATTCGTAGGGCccagtacaaaatgaaaatgtagaatTCTGAGGTTACAAATGTAGCTTCAGCTAtattgcaaggccctgggttcagaacccagcactggagagaaagagagaaagaaagaaaaaaaaatgggatgcCTTGTTCATGTATTGAGAATTTCAAAATGGTGACAGAGCATTCAACCAGGGCCCTATGTGACTGCCCAGGTCACCCAACAACTAGTGACAGATACAGAGGCAAATGACAGACAGGTTGCACTCCTTAGGTCTTGCTCATAATGAACCTGAGTGACCTTCCAATATGTCATCAGAAGCAATAGGTTTCTTCAGTTCTCTACTTCTAACTTAGAAAAACATCTTTAGTCCAAGCTGGAAATTTTATGCCTGCAttgaaaacttttagaagaagaaATGACTATGGCAATCAGTCATTCTTTGAGAGAGTAGATAGGAGACACTCACCTCTAGTTTCAGCATCTCTTCACTATTAGAAAGACCTTCTACTTAATGTGTGTAGGTGCAGTCTACTGCAAGTAACGGAAGCCCCAACCCAAGTGGCTTAAACGTTCAGAAATCCATGATCTCACATAGAAACAATAACTGAGATGCAGAAAATAGGGTGGTTCCAGGGTTAGTTCATTCATCAGCTTCCCTTTGATGACTGCACTTCTTTCCCTTTGGCCATGCTTAGCTACTACATCTGGAATCTGGTCTAATTTGAGATCACttttcctttattaagtttaagAGAGAAATTTCCTTCTAGGCTTCCAACAAAAATCCATAGAACCCACACCATCCCCCAGAAGATGAGGGCAAGGTGGGAACATTATTGTCAGAAACTAGACAGAAGAAATAAATCCCTGACAACCCCATGGACATCCCATGAGCTATAAGTCAGAAGATGCAGCTCAGAGCCTGCAGCTGGAGAGCTCCAGACAtgtctaaaataattaaaataaaacatttgctgaaatgagaaagaaactcAGAAACTAAACAATACAAAGAAAGTATCCTTGGGATATTTGTGTGCATGAACATCAGTGCATAATCAGAAAGATAACAATGTaaacacaaacatttttttttttttttttgcagcactggggtttgaactgcagGCCTTCATGCTGCTAggcaggcaagcattctaccgcttaagccacacctccagccccacaaACACACTCTTTTATGGATCCCAATCAATATTTCTCTGCTGTTTAAAAAAGGAGGAGGTTTTCTCAAATTGGATAATACTAACTCAGATGAGGATAATTTGTGAGTCACAGTTAAGAATTCATCTTTGGGGCATTGAGATTCTGAGAACTCCCATGCTACATAACTCTGTGATGTACACAGTCCTAGGCCTCCTTCCAGAATTAACAACTTCAAGGATGTAAACAAATTGAAGATGGCTCTTGTTTCAAAAATCACCCATTAGGcatcttgaatttttcttttgacaataCATGCTTTCTTCATATGCACTTTGATGCAATTTGAAATAGATGCCACACAAAGGAAAGTAAATGTTCTTTAGATTCTCTCATTTTCTAGACATTCCacactaatgaaaaagaaaattaacattttaaataatagtttGTCTGAATATCTTGATCTGTAGAATTAGGGTGATAAGCCTTGGAATGCAAAGTAGCATTActataaattctgtttttatgcCCCAAAAGAAGAAGTGTATAATTTCCCCTTGCAGCTGATATATACAAAAACTTGGAATTCTTCCTTGCTGTCACTGCAGTTTAAAAGAATTAGGGCAGCTCTCACAGCAATAATCAAGAGAGCCTTCGTCAGATACCTGAACTTAGGCCAAGGTCCAAGTATGTACTTGGCTCACAGAGGGGATATTGAGACAACTGTGCTCATGTATTTCTCTAGGTGTGGGGAGGAAAAGCAGTGGCCAACTCCAGTGATCACTGTCTACCTATCCAACCACTCAGGAATAGTTCTACCTTGCTTTAGAGAGTGGGCCAAACCACATGCCACTGAGGACTGAGAAGAGTAGAGACTAGGGGTAGAAAGATTGAGTTTTGAGCAACTCAATGCCCTATGGGTGCTTTAAAATGTCAGACATATTATTTCACTCTAAGCCTGGCTTTCCAGGATACCCCAACTCTTTTTTGGATTGAGACTAGTCCAGGGTAGAGAAGACTTGTAGAGGACTGAGCATAATCTGCCCAACCCTGGCAAGACCTTCATTCTTCCAGTGAGGCTCTGCTATCCTCACTCACTCTTATTGGAGCTATTATCTTTCTGGTGTCTTATTACTCTGTGTATTTGTCGAGCAGGAGTTTAAGTCCTAGAGATAGAAAGGAAGTGATACAATGTTGACTTGATAATAGTTCATTAGACTGTGTATTTG from Castor canadensis chromosome 10, mCasCan1.hap1v2, whole genome shotgun sequence encodes:
- the Stard13 gene encoding stAR-related lipid transfer protein 13 isoform X1, giving the protein MFSQVRRTPASGCYYLNSMTPEGQEMYLRFDQTTRRSPYRMSRILARQQLVTKIQQEIEAKEACDWLRAAGFPQYAQLYEDSQFPINIVAVKNDHDFLEKELVEPLYRRLNTLNKCASMKLDVNFQRKKGDDSDEEDLCISNKWTFQRTSRRWSRVDDLHTLFPGGDRNGSTGGPRMKNTTSSESVLTDLSEPEVCSIHSESSGGSDGRSQSGQYCVDSPVMLEATLVNSSLPQPPRDTLNHPFHPKNEKPTRARAKSFLKRMETLRAKGAQGRYKGPGRTGGLVISGPVLQQEPESFKAMQCIQIPNGDLQNSPPAACRKELPCSGKSSGESSPSEHSSSGVSTPCLKERKCHHEANKRGGMYLEDLDVLAGTALQNADQNHILGFHSQENLVVHIPKDHKPGTFPKALSIESLSPTDNSNGVNWRTGSISLGRQQGTCTREPRLMASCHRASRVSIYDNVPGSHLYASTGDLLDLEKDDLFPQLDDILQHVNGLQEVVDDWSKNVLPELETHDALVGQPALSPFPSPNQLSLDFEGNSVSEGRTTPSDVERDGTSLNESEAPGVRERRDSGVGASLTRPNRRLRWNSFQLSHQPQPSPASPHISSQTASQLNLLQRFSLLRLTAIMEKYSLSNKHGWTCLSPQCAPRALHDLVSVNSRSVPKFMKRMKVPDYKDKAVFGVPLMVHVQRTGQPLPQSIQQALRYLRSNCLDQVGLFRKSGVKSRIHALRQMNENFPENVSYEDQSAYDVADMVKQFFRDLPEPLFTNKLSETFLHIYQYVPKEQRLQAVQAAILLLADENREALQTLLCFLNDVVNLVEENQMTPMNLAVCLAPSLFHLNLLKKESSPKVIQKKYATGKPDQKDLNENLAAAQGLAHMIMECNRLFEVPHEMVAQSRNSYTEAEIHAPTLEDLGSQLEESGATFHTYLEHLVQGLQKEAKEKFKGWVTCSSPDNTDLAFKKVGDGNPLRLWKASVEVEAPPSVVLNRVLRERHLWDEDFVQWKVVETLDRQTEIYQYVLNSMAPHPSRDFVVLRTWKTDLPKGMCTLVSLSVEHEEAQLMGGVRAVVMDSQYLIEPCGSGKSRLTHICRIDLKGHSPEWYNKGFGQLCAAEVAKIRNSFQPLIAEGPETKI
- the Stard13 gene encoding stAR-related lipid transfer protein 13 isoform X6, whose amino-acid sequence is MKLDVNFQRKKGDDSDEEDLCISNKWTFQRTSRRWSRVDDLHTLFPGGDRNGSTGGPRMKNTTSSESVLTDLSEPEVCSIHSESSGGSDGRSQSGQYCVDSPVMLEATLVNSSLPQPPRDTLNHPFHPKNEKPTRARAKSFLKRMETLRAKGAQGRYKGPGRTGGLVISGPVLQQEPESFKAMQCIQIPNGDLQNSPPAACRKELPCSGKSSGESSPSEHSSSGVSTPCLKERKCHHEANKRGGMYLEDLDVLAGTALQNADQNHILGFHSQENLVVHIPKDHKPGTFPKALSIESLSPTDNSNGVNWRTGSISLGRQQGTCTREPRLMASCHRASRVSIYDNVPGSHLYASTGDLLDLEKDDLFPQLDDILQHVNGLQEVVDDWSKNVLPELETHDALVGQPALSPFPSPNQLSLDFEGNSVSEGRTTPSDVERDGTSLNESEAPGVRERRDSGVGASLTRPNRRLRWNSFQLSHQPQPSPASPHISSQTASQLNLLQRFSLLRLTAIMEKYSLSNKHGWTCLSPQCAPRALHDLVSVNSRSVPKFMKRMKVPDYKDKAVFGVPLMVHVQRTGQPLPQSIQQALRYLRSNCLDQVGLFRKSGVKSRIHALRQMNENFPENVSYEDQSAYDVADMVKQFFRDLPEPLFTNKLSETFLHIYQYVPKEQRLQAVQAAILLLADENREALQTLLCFLNDVVNLVEENQMTPMNLAVCLAPSLFHLNLLKKESSPKVIQKKYATGKPDQKDLNENLAAAQGLAHMIMECNRLFEVPHEMVAQSRNSYTEAEIHAPTLEDLGSQLEESGATFHTYLEHLVQGLQKEAKEKFKGWVTCSSPDNTDLAFKKVGDGNPLRLWKASVEVEAPPSVVLNRVLRERHLWDEDFVQWKVVETLDRQTEIYQYVLNSMAPHPSRDFVVLRTWKTDLPKGMCTLVSLSVEHEEAQLMGGVRAVVMDSQYLIEPCGSGKSRLTHICRIDLKGHSPEWYNKGFGQLCAAEVAKIRNSFQPLIAEGPETKI
- the Stard13 gene encoding stAR-related lipid transfer protein 13 isoform X5, whose product is MSTEAQPKPKVLSEKGSKERAEIEAKEACDWLRAAGFPQYAQLYEDSQFPINIVAVKNDHDFLEKELVEPLYRRLNTLNKCASMKLDVNFQRKKGDDSDEEDLCISNKWTFQRTSRRWSRVDDLHTLFPGGDRNGSTGGPRMKNTTSSESVLTDLSEPEVCSIHSESSGGSDGRSQSGQYCVDSPVMLEATLVNSSLPQPPRDTLNHPFHPKNEKPTRARAKSFLKRMETLRAKGAQGRYKGPGRTGGLVISGPVLQQEPESFKAMQCIQIPNGDLQNSPPAACRKELPCSGKSSGESSPSEHSSSGVSTPCLKERKCHHEANKRGGMYLEDLDVLAGTALQNADQNHILGFHSQENLVVHIPKDHKPGTFPKALSIESLSPTDNSNGVNWRTGSISLGRQQGTCTREPRLMASCHRASRVSIYDNVPGSHLYASTGDLLDLEKDDLFPQLDDILQHVNGLQEVVDDWSKNVLPELETHDALVGQPALSPFPSPNQLSLDFEGNSVSEGRTTPSDVERDGTSLNESEAPGVRERRDSGVGASLTRPNRRLRWNSFQLSHQPQPSPASPHISSQTASQLNLLQRFSLLRLTAIMEKYSLSNKHGWTCLSPQCAPRALHDLVSVNSRSVPKFMKRMKVPDYKDKAVFGVPLMVHVQRTGQPLPQSIQQALRYLRSNCLDQVGLFRKSGVKSRIHALRQMNENFPENVSYEDQSAYDVADMVKQFFRDLPEPLFTNKLSETFLHIYQYVPKEQRLQAVQAAILLLADENREALQTLLCFLNDVVNLVEENQMTPMNLAVCLAPSLFHLNLLKKESSPKVIQKKYATGKPDQKDLNENLAAAQGLAHMIMECNRLFEVPHEMVAQSRNSYTEAEIHAPTLEDLGSQLEESGATFHTYLEHLVQGLQKEAKEKFKGWVTCSSPDNTDLAFKKVGDGNPLRLWKASVEVEAPPSVVLNRVLRERHLWDEDFVQWKVVETLDRQTEIYQYVLNSMAPHPSRDFVVLRTWKTDLPKGMCTLVSLSVEHEEAQLMGGVRAVVMDSQYLIEPCGSGKSRLTHICRIDLKGHSPEWYNKGFGQLCAAEVAKIRNSFQPLIAEGPETKI